GATGCTCGAATTCGATCCCGACCGCGTCAGTCGAACCATCGCCGGCGCGCTGTCGGGGCCCGGCGGTGTGGCGCTGGTGGTCCGGATTTTCGCCGGCCTCCCCGGCGTGGTGCACACGCCGGCCAAGCGCGGATTCTTCTCCTCCAATCCGGAGCGCATCCAGATCGGCGACTGGCGCTACGAAGTGGCCCGCGACGGCCGGCTGCGGGCCGGGCACATCGTCAACGGCATCGTGATCGCCGAGGACACCCTGCTGGCCGACGCCGTCGGACCGCACATCGCCCGCGCGCTCGGCCAGATCGTGGCCCGCTACGGCGCCCCCGTCATCCCGAATGTCAACGCAGCCGTCGAGGCGCTGGCGACCGGCACCGGCAACTGGTCTTAATCCTCCGCAGCGGCGCTGCGCTGCACCCGATCGCTGCACACCAGCAGCTCCTTGAGCGCATCGGGAAACGCGTCGGCCATCCCCCACAATTCCGGCAACAGGTCGGGGCAGGAGATGATGCCGATGCCCAGCGCCCCGTTGAGCGACATCACGGTGATGTTGAGTCCCGCACCGCCGAGCAGCGGACCCAGCGGGTACATCGACTCGAGTCCGCAACCCAGGAAATACAACTTGTCCTGCGGCCCGGGCACGTTCGACAAGATCATGTTGTAAACGGGACTGGTACTCAACGGAATTCGCGGCAGGATGCGCATCGCCGCGCCGAACATCGTCTGCCCACCGAACTCGGTCCAGTCGTGCAGCAGGCTGGGCCCCATGGCCGCGGTGTGCTCCTTGGCGGCGGCGTTGCCCGCCGCAATGGCGTGGAGGCGCTCGACGGGGTCGCTGATGTGAATGGCCAGCCGGCAGAACATCCACGTGGTCTGGTTGCGCCCGGGCCGGTCGGATTTGTCGCGCACCGACACCGGCACAGTTGCCACCAGCGGCGTATCCGGCAGCGCGTCGCGTTCGAGCAGGTATCGCCGCAACACCCCGGCACACAGCGCCACCACCACGTCGTTGACCGTCACCCCGAACGCGTTCTTGACCCGTTTGACGTCGCGCATGTCGAGTTGGGTGTAGGCGACGTTGCGCTGCCGCGTCAGCGGACCGTTGAACGGAGTCGTGGGCGCACTGAACGGAGCCGCCATGGTACGGCCGTCCCGGGCGCGCAACGCCGTCTGAGCCAGGGTCACCAGTGTCGCGGGCACCACGGTCGCCAGGCGCAGCGGCCGTTTCACGACGTTCAGCAACCCGGTTGCCGCGATCCGCAGGGTGCTCGCCCGCCCCGCACCGGTGACCGGTTCGGGCACCGGCGCGTCGGGCTGCCGGCCGCACAGCTGGGCCAGCAGGTTTGCCCCGGCCACCCCGTCGACCACCGCGTGATGCACCTTGAGCAGCACCGTCAGGCAATGCTCCCGAGCCCCTCCCTCGATCACCCACATCTCCCACAGCGGGTGGTCGCGGTCCAGCGGCAGTGCCGCGATATGCCCGCAGATCTCGGCCAGTTCACGGCGGCCGCCCGGCGCGGGCACGGCGACGCGGTGCAGGTGGCGCCGCAACTTGAAGTCTTCGTCGTCGACCCACACCGGATGGTCGGGGTTGAATTGGCTGTCGGCGAGTTTCATCCGGAACTCCGGGACAGCCCGGACGTGTTGGGCGAGCAGGGCCCGTAGCCGGCCGTAGTTGTAGCCACCCGGCATGGTCGACGAGTCCAATTCCAGCACGCAGCACACATTCAACGGCTGCGTCGGCGTCTCCATGTAGAGAAAAAATGCGTCTATTCCGCTTAAACGTTCCATTGGCCGCCTACCTGAGTTGTTGGCGTGCAAGGTGTTTCGAAATCAGGATCCCCGGCTCCCCGTCGAGCGCAAAATCCCCCGGTACCTCATTACCCGCCTGCTCATGCGGGTAAACCTGGAATGCATCGGGTTCGCATAGCCGAGCCGCAGCCGATCAACCGCCGATCAGCGCGTGCAACTCGGCCACCGACCACGGGTCGCTGTCGTGGTGGTCGCGGTAGCCCAGCAACTTCGGGGTCGGCCGGTCGTAGCGTCCGACGAAACCGCCTGCGGCAACCAGGATTTGACCGGTGACGTCGCGGGCCAGGTCGCTGGCCAGGTAGGCGTAGACCGGTGCCACGTACTCCGCGGGCGCGGCGTCCAGCGATGCGCGCATCGTCAGCTCGTCGAGCAATCCACGCCGATGCAGATCCGCGATGTGCCGCTCATACTCCGGCCCGGTGGACAGCCGCGTCTTGGCTCCGGGGCACACCACATTGGCCCGCACCCCGTCGGCCTTGAGCTCCGCGGCGATCGCCATCGTCAACGCGTTGACGGCGCCCTTGCCAGCGGGATAGCCGGTGCCGCCGTAGTCGCCGAGAAACGCCGCCGAACCGGTGTTGATGATCGCGCCGTGACCCTGCGCCACCATGACCGGCGCGGCCAGGCGGCAGGTGTGGAACACCGTACCCAGATGCGATCCGATCAGGTGGTCGAACTCCTGCGTCGTGATCCGCAATATCGACGACCGCGGCGGTTCGGCGATCCCAGCGCAGTTGACCAGGATGTCGAGCCGCCCGAATCCGTTCGCGCACTCCCCGATCAGCGCCGCCGCGACGCGCTCGTCGTCGGCCGCGCCGATCACCGCACTGGCCTGCCCCCCGGCGTTCGTCAGCGCGGCAACGGTTCCCTGCACCACCTCCGGGTCTCGGCCGTTGACCACAACGAAAGCGCCCAGGCCGCAAAGCAACTCAGCAACGGCCCGTCCGATGCCGCGGCTGCCGCCGACGACCACCGCACCTCGACCCGCCAGCAACCGGTCACCGCTCATGGCAATTCCTCCGCAGCCTCGCGAACCCCAAACACATTCGGAACCCAGCGGATCAAGCGGTGACGGGCTCGAGTTCGGCTTCGTCTGCGGCCGAGCGCCGCGGCCACCACAGCCAACGGTCCAGCACCACCATCATGGCGGGCAGCACGAACGCGCGCATCACCAGCGCGTTGAGCAGCAGGCCGACGCCGACGGTGAGGCCGATCTGCGCCACGTTCAACACCCGGCTCGCCGAGAGCGCGATCGTGGCGATGCCTACGACGATGCCGCCGGCGGTCACCACGCCGCCGGTGGCGGCATAGGCCCGGATCAGGCTGGTGCGCATCCCGGCGGCCAGTCCCTCCCGGATCCGCAGCGCGAACAGCAGATTACCGCCGGACGCCACGCCGATCATCGACACGAACGCGATCGGCGGGACCGACCAGTGCAATTCGTGGTGCAGCAGCCGATGCCAGAACAGCACGCTGGCGCCCAGGGCGCAGACATAGGACGCCGCGATGGTGCCCAGCACGACCAGTCCCGCGATCGGGCTGCGCAGCAGCGCCGCGGAGATGACCAGGATGACGCCGAGGGTGAGCACCGCCAACAGCGCCAAGTCGCCGCCGATGATGTCTTGCAGGTCGCGAGTGACCGGCCCGACGCCGGTCAGTTCCACGGTGGCCGGTTTGAGCGCACCGTCTTTCGTCGCATCGGCGACCGCGGCGGAGATCGCGCGTGCCCGGATCGCCCCCTCGTCGCCCCACTCGTGGCCGTTTCCGTAGACGTAGAGGCGCGTCGCATGCCCGTTCTGGGAGAAGAATTCGTCCAGCGCGGGCCGCATGGTCGGGTCGATCAGAATCGTCCGGGACGCGTAGAGGTTGACGCCGGGGCTGCCCTGCGAGACCGACATCAGACTGTGCAGGTAGGCCGGCAGCTCCTGGGTGGGTACCGGACGGACGTTGTTCAGCACCTCGCGCAGGCCCGAACCCCTGGCCCGGATCTCGGCCATCTGCCCACCGGCGGCGCTGATCACGGCGGCGGCGCCGGCTAGACCGGACGAGGTGGCCGCGTCGGCAACGGCCTTGGCCAGTTGCTCCGCGGCATCGACCAGCTTGGTGGAATCGCTGACGACGGTGGCCGACCACTGGGTTGCCTCTTGGGCGGCCGAACACACCGGCGTCCGGCGGCAATCGGTAATCGTCCGGACGAAGCTGCGCAACGGATCGAAGATTTCGGAGACATCCCCGGACCGGGCACGGATTTTACTGACGGCCTGCTGCGTGATGTGCACCGCCAGGCTCACGCCGCCGATCGCGTAGCTGCCCGCCAACGTGCCCGACTGCATGAGGTCGAGGCCGTTGAACAGGTCGCTCAGCCCGCTGTCGAGGTTTGCAAACGTCGCGTCGCGGGCGGAGAGCCGGTCGGAGAACTCGTCGATGCGGTCACCGACGTTGCCGGCGGTGGCGGTCAACGCGGCCTGCTTGGACACCATCCCCGCGGGGTGGCTGGCCGACTGCACCATCCGCACGCCCGAGATCCCCATGATCGCGCTGGTGACCTGTTCGAGAGCGGTCAACCCCGCGGGAGTGCGGATGTCATGGTCGGTTTCGATGGTGACGACGTCAGGAAACAGTTGATTGGGCGGGAAGTGCCGGTCGACGACGTCGTAGCCGCGCCGGGACTCCGATTTCGCCGATGTCGTCCTGGTTTCGTCCCAACCGATCGGGACGCCGGGCAACGCGATCATCAGAATCAGGATCAGGATGCCGCTGGACACCAGAATGGGCGCCGGCCAGCGCGCCACCTGGGTGCCGACCCGGCGCCAGCGGCGCCGCAGACCTTTTGCGTTGCGGCGGTCTGACCAGACCGGCGCGGCTGGCGAGCGCGACCAGAGCCGGCGTCAACGTCAACGCCGACAGGGCGGTCGCGAGAACGCCGATCGCACACAGAATTCCGGTGGACGCGAACATGCTGATCCGAGCCAGGCTCAGCCAGGCCAGCGCCCCCAACGGTGCGACGACGATGAGCGCCGAACCGACGATCGTCGGCGCCACGCCGCGGTAGGCGTCGGCCAGCGCGGCGGCAGGTGCGAAACCTTGCCTCAGCCGTTCGTGGTAGCGCCCGATCAGAAACATCGCGAAGCTGGTGCCGGCGCCGACCGCCACCGCGACGCTGACGGACAGCGAGAACAGCGAGATGCTGATCAGTTCCTTGGACGCCAGGTCGGTCACCACCGGTTTGCACAAGGACAGCGCCACGAAGACCGAAACCAGCGGGACCATAGCGGTGATCAGCGAACGGTAGACGATCAGCAGCAGGATGAGCAGTACCGCGAACGTCATCGCCAAGATCACCTGGGTCTGGCGGTCGATCGCCTCGAACTCGTCCATGACGGTGGCACCGGCGCCGGTGATGTAGACGCGCAGGCCCTCGGGCGGATGCAGCTGTGCGACGATGCCGCGGGCCGCGTTGATCGAATCGACCGCTTCGGTGGTGCCCACCATGCCCGCCAGGCGCATCCGCGCCAGCACTACGTGCTGATCGTCGCTGGTGGCGGCGTCGGCGGTGGCAGGCACCCGCAACCAGTCGGTCAGCTCGAGCACATGCGCGGAGTCCGCGCGCAGGGCCGTGATCAGGTGGTTGTAGAACTCCCGGTCATGGCCGTCGATGATCGCATTTCGCGCCAGGACCAGGTAGGCGATGTTGTCGGTGGGCACTTGGGAGAACGCCGCGGCCGAGCGCTGCACCGCGAGCGCGGTGCTGGTACCCGACGGCACGAACGGTTCGTCCTCGTCGGCCACGACCCGCTCCAGCGGCGGGGTGAGGGCGTTCCCCGCGACGGCGAGCAGAGCCCACACCCCGACGATCAGCAACGCGAAACGGTAGATGAACCGGCTGATCAACGCGTGAACCCCGGCCGCGCCGCGG
The nucleotide sequence above comes from Mycobacterium kiyosense. Encoded proteins:
- a CDS encoding DUF5073 domain-containing protein; this translates as MLEFDPDRVSRTIAGALSGPGGVALVVRIFAGLPGVVHTPAKRGFFSSNPERIQIGDWRYEVARDGRLRAGHIVNGIVIAEDTLLADAVGPHIARALGQIVARYGAPVIPNVNAAVEALATGTGNWS
- a CDS encoding putative diacyglycerol O-acyltransferase; translated protein: MERLSGIDAFFLYMETPTQPLNVCCVLELDSSTMPGGYNYGRLRALLAQHVRAVPEFRMKLADSQFNPDHPVWVDDEDFKLRRHLHRVAVPAPGGRRELAEICGHIAALPLDRDHPLWEMWVIEGGAREHCLTVLLKVHHAVVDGVAGANLLAQLCGRQPDAPVPEPVTGAGRASTLRIAATGLLNVVKRPLRLATVVPATLVTLAQTALRARDGRTMAAPFSAPTTPFNGPLTRQRNVAYTQLDMRDVKRVKNAFGVTVNDVVVALCAGVLRRYLLERDALPDTPLVATVPVSVRDKSDRPGRNQTTWMFCRLAIHISDPVERLHAIAAGNAAAKEHTAAMGPSLLHDWTEFGGQTMFGAAMRILPRIPLSTSPVYNMILSNVPGPQDKLYFLGCGLESMYPLGPLLGGAGLNITVMSLNGALGIGIISCPDLLPELWGMADAFPDALKELLVCSDRVQRSAAAED
- a CDS encoding short-chain dehydrogenase — protein: MSGDRLLAGRGAVVVGGSRGIGRAVAELLCGLGAFVVVNGRDPEVVQGTVAALTNAGGQASAVIGAADDERVAAALIGECANGFGRLDILVNCAGIAEPPRSSILRITTQEFDHLIGSHLGTVFHTCRLAAPVMVAQGHGAIINTGSAAFLGDYGGTGYPAGKGAVNALTMAIAAELKADGVRANVVCPGAKTRLSTGPEYERHIADLHRRGLLDELTMRASLDAAPAEYVAPVYAYLASDLARDVTGQILVAAGGFVGRYDRPTPKLLGYRDHHDSDPWSVAELHALIGG
- a CDS encoding hypothetical protein (frameshifted, insertion at around 3140501), whose protein sequence is MPGVPIGWDETRTTSAKSESRRGYDVVDRHFPPNQLFPDVVTIETDHDIRTPAGLTALEQVTSAIMGISGVRMVQSASHPAGMVSKQAALTATAGNVGDRIDEFSDRLSARDATFANLDSGLSDLFNGLDLMQSGTLAGSYAIGGVSLAVHITQQAVSKIRARSGDVSEIFDPLRSFVRTITDCRRTPVCSAAQEATQWSATVVSDSTKLVDAAEQLAKAVADAATSSGLAGAAAVISAAGGQMAEIRARGSGLREVLNNVRPVPTQELPAYLHSLMSVSQGSPGVNLYASRTILIDPTMRPALDEFFSQNGHATRLYVYGNGHEWGDEGAIRARAISAAVADATKDGALKPATVELTGVGPVTRDLQDIIGGDLALLAVLTLGVILVISAALLRSPIAGLVVLGTIAASYVCALGASVLFWHRLLHHELHWSVPPIAFVSMIGVASGGNLLFALRIREGLAAGMRTSLIRAYAATGGVVTAGGIVVGIATIALSASRVLNVAQIGLTVGVGLLLNALVMRAFVLPAMMVVLDRWLWWPRRSAADEAELEPVTA
- a CDS encoding hypothetical protein (frameshifted, insertion at around 3140501), whose product is MISRFIYRFALLIVGVWALLAVAGNALTPPLERVVADEDEPFVPSGTSTALAVQRSAAAFSQVPTDNIAYLVLARNAIIDGHDREFYNHLITALRADSAHVLELTDWLRVPATADAATSDDQHVVLARMRLAGMVGTTEAVDSINAARGIVAQLHPPEGLRVYITGAGATVMDEFEAIDRQTQVILAMTFAVLLILLLIVYRSLITAMVPLVSVFVALSLCKPVVTDLASKELISISLFSLSVSVAVAVGAGTSFAMFLIGRYHERLRQGFAPAAALADAYRGVAPTIVGSALIVVAPLGALAWLSLARISMFASTGILCAIGVLATALSALTLTPALVALASRAGLVRPPQRKRSAAPLAPGRHPGGALAGAHSGVQRHPDPDSDDRVARRPDRLGRNQDDIGEIGVPARLRRRRPALPAQSTVS